One window of the Schistosoma mansoni, WGS project CABG00000000 data, supercontig 0125, strain Puerto Rico, whole genome shotgun sequence genome contains the following:
- a CDS encoding subfamily C14A unassigned peptidase (C14 family), whose translation MEKEHRDVIRKLRVFLVKNISNLEEILDILESSLIITENQRHSILSGVTLAEKIRRFLDVIVRCGPLAYDRFKQALLETNQKSIYDLLNETEELKVVTGHGMSSECLSDAKDESIMIPDRVSSHPLIPYTVTSFPRGYVLIINIEDYSRESGVPNRHGSSHDASKLQILFEDFMYSVAVIKNLEGEKLKKVVREFACKPEHSNVHAAVLIILAHGLEHHIIASDGIHVSIDELVGCFTNKRCPLLAGKPKLILIQACRGEERNHNGLVKRDFQDSLLSNSCEVSLDPSSWLSLPHMSDCVIVYSTLPGFVSWRSEIEGSWYVKVFVEVTRLHGHRLHILELLTEVNNRLVSEASNYGIKQISQPVTTLTKPYYLSTLKT comes from the coding sequence ATGGAGAAGGAACATCGTGACGTCATTAGGAAGCTGCGCGTCTTTCTTGTGAAGAATATTTCAAACCTTGAAGAAATCCTCGATATACTGGAATCCTCACTAATTATTACTGAAAATCAACGCCATTCAATACTCTCTGGAGTAACATTAGCTGAAAAGATACGTAGATTTTTAGATGTTATAGTCAGATGTGGCCCATTAGCATATGACAGGTTTAAGCAAGCTCTTCTGGAAACCAACCAAAAGAGTATATACGATCTTTTAAACGAAACAGAGGAACTAAAAGTCGTAACTGGTCATGGTATGTCATCAGAATGCTTATCTGATGCAAAAGACGAATCAATTATGATCCCAGATAGAGTGAGCTCACATCCGTTGATACCCTACACGGTAACTTCGTTTCCGCGTGGTTACGTTCTCATAATAAATATAGAAGATTACAGTCGTGAATCCGGAGTACCTAATCGCCATGGTTCGTCACATGATGCATCTAAACTCCAAATCCTTTTTGAAGACTTTATGTATAGTGTTGCTGTCATTAAAAATCTAGAGGGTGAAAAACTTAAAAAAGTAGTGCGAGAATTCGCTTGCAAACCAGAGCATAGTAACGTACATGCGGCTGTCCTTATTATTTTAGCACATGGGTTAGAACATCATATTATAGCAAGTGACGGTATCCATGTTAGCATTGACGAACTGGTTGGTTGTTTTACCAACAAAAGATGTCCTCTTCTAGCTGGAAAACCTAAGCTCATACTTATACAAGCCTGCAGAGGTGAAGAACGTAATCATAATGGTCTTGTAAAGCGCGATTTCCAAGATTCTTTACTATCAAACTCTTGTGAAGTTTCATTAGATCCCAGCTCTTGGTTGTCGCTGCCACATATGAGTGACTGTGTAATTGTGTATTCTACCTTACCTGGATTTGTTTCTTGGCGGTCTGAAATAGAAGGGAGTTGGTATGTGAAGGTGTTCGTCGAAGTAACAAGGCTGCATGGACACAGGCTTCATATTCTTGAGCTGTTAACAGAAGTCAACAATAGGCTTGTGTCAGAGGCATCGAACTATGGAATCAAACAAATATCACAACCAGTAACAACACTCACTAAGCCCTACTATTTGTCCACTCTGAAAACTTGA
- a CDS encoding tuftelin interacting protein, putative, with translation MGSSPEMERFGLSDVEYSFMMDPLKRRPKQSKKQTVYGIFASDDSDSEPERSGFGGREGGFKRKGANYSAPITFVSGGVKAGAGSSSGPKETNEEADQISDDEDDKSVLRSLHPYHDSDSDSPNSDIYRKPDKPASISVGASRRVAAAAAAAKSATSGFGAWERHTKGIGMKLLEQMGYEPGKGLGSDGRGIVTPVQAVQRVGKVSVGYYGSEKAPAPRRGNETVPEDSDPTRIQKARLAFANLRHLWRRRDIRLSIKGRVYCASVRSVLLHGCETWPLRVEDTRRNGEESEVNQLNKALILIKKFEDEFTFHSGCDTNLTSEAISSWVSLIREECANLVEMPVLMASIARPMLDNSLAKWNPLKEPTFCLDLLGHWRDFFQNSCAFDVILETSWLSAIRRTIVNEWNPRDCEPLLEVLEAWQPLLPDDMLQRKILDQLILPKLQDAVSSWNPLTDTVPVHTWLHPWLPWFGGVERLSCLHDMVLQKLGSCLTNWHPSDASARSVLMPWRTIFPVTSMAAFLSRHVVPKLALALQQFQLNPAKQNMDPWNWVMRWADLIGPAVLVNLLEHHFWSRWLSVLSNWLNQGVEARQRGDHAAAGQVYQEVGRWYAGWKGQLPPECMEYASVKDALTKALAMMERSMRGLPPQEPQISKQSQSDVSRFPAGSSCVLPPAFGSTPLVAPPPTTLRKQVEQVAAQRGFLFHPISNRMFEGQQVYRLESLQVFFDRNVSYVYNPSDGGWLPVTFAELMARAQY, from the exons ATGGGGTCGTCACCAGAGATGGAGAGGTTTGGTCTGTCTGATGTGGAATATTCGTTCATGATGGATCCTTTAAAGCGACGCCCGAAACAATCAAAGAAACAAACAGTATACGGGATTTTCGCCTCAGATGATTCTGATTCAGAGCCTGAAAGAAGTGGCTTCGGTGGACGTGAAGGTGGTTTCAAGCGTAAGGGTGCCAATTATTCAGCACCGATCACCTTTGTCAGTGGTGGAGTGAAG GCAGGTGCCGGTAGTTCCTCTGGTCCGAAAGAAACTAACGAAGAAGCTGACCAGATTTCGGATGATGAAGACGACAAATCTGTTCTAAGGAGTTTGCATCCTTATCATGATTCAGATTCTGActcaccaaattcagatatctaTCGTAAACCTGACAAGCCTGCGAGTATATCTGTTGGGGCCAGTCGACGTGTAGCAGCAGCCGCTGCAGCGGCGAAGTCAGCGACCTCTGGTTTCGGAGCTTGGGAAAGGCACACGAAAGGTATTGGAATGAAACTTTTGGAGCAGATGGGTTACGAACCGGGTAAGGGTCTTGGTTCTGACGGTCGGGGTATTGTTACCCCGGTTCAAGCTGTCCAGCGAGTGGGGAAAGTATCAGTAGGATATTATGGATCTGAAAAAGCTCCCGCTCCTCGTCGAGGAAATGAGACTGTTCCTGAGGATTCAGATCCAA cacggattcaaaaagctcgtttggcttttgccaacttacgtcacctatggcgaagacgagatatccgtctatcaattaagggacgagtatactgcgcatcagttcgctctgttctacttcacggctgtgaaacatggccattaagagtagaagatactcgtag A AACGGAGAAGAATCTGAAGTGAATCAACTCAATAAAGCTTTAATCTTAATAAAGAAGTTTGAGGATGAATTCACATTTCATTCAGGCTGTGATACGAACTTAACCTCGGAAGCTATCTCGTCTTGGGTGTCACTTATACGTGAGGAATGTGCTAACTTAGTAGAAATGCCTGTTCTCATGGCGTCAATCGCCCGCCCAATGTTGGATAATTCACTTGCTAAATGGAATCCTCTTAAG GAACCTACATTCTGTCTCGATTTATTGGGACACTGGAGAGATTTCTTCCAAAATTCTTGTGCATTTGATGTTATACTTGAAACAAGCTGGTTGAGCGCTATACGCCGCACTATTGTTAACGAATGGAATCCTCGAGACTGCGAACCTCTCTTGGAGGTTCTCGAAGCCTGGCAACCTTTGTTACCGGATGATATGTTGCAGCGCAAAATACTGGACCAGCTGATTCTTCCGAAATTACAG GATGCTGTTTCCTCATGGAATCCGTTAACTGATACAGTACCTGTTCACACTTGGTTGCATCCGTGGCTACCTTGGTTTGGAGGAGTCGAACGTCTCTCATGTTTACATGATATGGTTCTCCAGAAGTTAGGAAGCTGCCTTACTAACTGGCATCCTAGTGATGCATCTGCCCGCTCAGTCCTAATGCCTTGGCGAACCATTTTCCCGGTCACGTCCATGGCAGCTTTTTTAAGTCGCCATGTAGTGCCGAAACTTGCTTTAGCGTTACAACAGTTTCAA CTTAATCCCGCTAAGCAAAACATGGATCCGTGGAACTGGGTGATGCGTTGGGCAGACCTGATTGGCCCGGCTGTACTTGTAAACCTACTTGAACATCATTTCTGGTCACGTTGGCTCTCAGTCCTTTCAAACTGGCTGAATCAAGGGGTGGAAGCTAGGCAACGAGGAGACCACGCTGCTGCCGGTCAAGTTTATCAAGAAGTTGGGCGTTGGTATGCTGGTTGGAAAGGTCAGTTACCTCCTGAGTGTATGGAATATGCAAGTGTCAAAGATGCTTTGACAAAAGCTTTGGCAATGATGGAACGGTCAATGAGAGGGTTACCGCCTCAA GAACCTCAGATCTCAAAGCAAAGTCAGTCAGATGTGTCAAGGTTTCCTGCTGGCTCATCATGCGTACTTCCACCAGCTTTTGGATCAACACCTTTGGTCGCTCCTCCTCCAACAACACTACGTAAACAAGTTGAACAAGTAGCAGCGCAGCGCGGTTTTCTGTTCCATCCTATTTCAAACCGGATGTTCGAAGGTCAACAAGTATATAGACTTGAATCACTACAAGTGTTTTTCGACCGCAACGTCAGTTATGTGTACAATCCCAGTGATGGTGGCTGGCTTCCTGTTACATTTGCTGAGTTAATGGCCCGTGCTCAGTATTAA